The Asticcacaulis sp. EMRT-3 region AGGGCCAGAACGAAGAAAGCCTTGGCCAGATTGAGATGTTCGGGCACGGAAAACGGCAACTGGCCGAGCAGATAAAAGCCGCAATAGACGGCGATCAGGGCGATGCTGAGGGCGCTGAAAAATTCCAGCACGGCGGAGGTCAGGAAGGCCAGTTTGAGCACGCGCAAGGTGCGCTCGGCCACATCATGCGCCGCCGCATCCACCGCCTTCGCCTGACGCGGCCCGGCGTCGAAGGCGAGAATCAGCGGCAGGCTCTTGATGCGATCGACGAACAGGTTGGACAGACGCGACAGGGCGTCGAGCTGGCGCTTCGATTCCTGACCCGTGCCGATACCGAGCACCGCCATCAGTGCGACAAACGGTAGCAGGGTAAGCAGCAGCAACCCTGCGCCCACAGGGCTGGCGCAGGCGATCAGGGCGATGATGACGAGCGGCAGGAGGCGGGCCTGAACATCGCTCTGCACAAAGCGCGCATAATAGCCTTCTAGCGCTTCGGTATCCTCGAACAGGGCATTGAGACGGTTCTGGTGACGCGCCGTATCGATGCGACCCGCCAGCGCCTTGTCCATCAGGTCGAGCCGGACATCGCGCACGATACGCCGCGCCAGCTTCTGGTTAGTGCGTTGTAAGATAATGAAAATAACAGCGCGCGCCACCACCGCCACCAGTAGGGCAACGATGGGCAGGGCGTCGGCACCCAGCAGGTGGCGGTGGCCTTGCAGATCGCTGACCGCGTGGCTCAGTCCCCAGGCAAACAACACCAGAAAGCCTGCATCGATCAGGCCGAGGCCGTGAGCAAGGCGCAAACCGGAGGCCGCGTTTTTCGACCATATCCGCAATTGCGCGCGCGCCGCCTTGACCGGGATTTCAATGTCAGGCATGCCGGTTTTCTCGGCTACATCCTGGGGTGCGACAGGTGGGTGCGACACTGGCGACGTTGTGCGTTGCAAAACTTAGCCGTACTCTTTCTATGGGTTTTGTGCGTCCGCTTGTCAGGCTGTGCGCCGCATACCCTTGTATAATGCTGCATTCAGGTGTCTAATTCGCGCTCTGCGCCAATTCC contains the following coding sequences:
- the cydD gene encoding thiol reductant ABC exporter subunit CydD; this translates as MPDIEIPVKAARAQLRIWSKNAASGLRLAHGLGLIDAGFLVLFAWGLSHAVSDLQGHRHLLGADALPIVALLVAVVARAVIFIILQRTNQKLARRIVRDVRLDLMDKALAGRIDTARHQNRLNALFEDTEALEGYYARFVQSDVQARLLPLVIIALIACASPVGAGLLLLTLLPFVALMAVLGIGTGQESKRQLDALSRLSNLFVDRIKSLPLILAFDAGPRQAKAVDAAAHDVAERTLRVLKLAFLTSAVLEFFSALSIALIAVYCGFYLLGQLPFSVPEHLNLAKAFFVLALAPEVYAPMRRLAAAYHDRQTAVAATQRLMAISLIPQALPAAALIDAPEIVFDEVVCGFPDDPGFRIGPVSFTARPGSVTALTGPTGAGKTTLLRLFLGQGHILSGRITVNGQPLNDLAASLAWVSQHPPILAGSLADNLRLGQAADDAQLRHALDITGLGGLVASRAEGLETALNERGSGLSGGERRRIGLARAVLKGSPLWLLDEPTADLDAAAEAALMACLPALFAGRTVIFSSHSPVLCALADQIVEVA